One window of Quercus robur chromosome 5, dhQueRobu3.1, whole genome shotgun sequence genomic DNA carries:
- the LOC126728145 gene encoding uncharacterized protein LOC126728145, translating to MATANDIQEEERPTTALKKQVKLSLLSWNASPGKIAIWKSSYARKTQHRTTKEQIKKKPVLTEGIKRDPRPVMPQADQSVRTNLDDLVNRIDSSFTAPVNSFSLPSKFRMPQIDSYDGVRDPLDHLETFKTLMHLQGVVDAIMCRAFPTTLKGAARIWFSRLTPNFISTFKELSAQFTAHFIEGHRYKKSTTCLMSIKQQEEETLRAYISRFNKEALSIDEADDKILVAAFTNGLKKDKFLFSLYKNDPKTMSEVLYKATKYMNAEDALLAREERPKKRER from the exons ATGGCAACCGCTAACGACATTCAAGAAGAGGAACGACCTACGACCGCCCTCAAGAAGCAAGTTAAACTCTCGCTGCTATCGTGGAACGCCTCACCAGGAAAAATAGCGATTTGGAAGAGCAGCTACGCTAGAAAAACACAGCACCGGacaaccaaggagcagatcaagaaGAAACCAGTGCTGACAGAAGGAATCAAGAGGGACCCCAGGCCAGTAATGCCTCAAGCAGACCAGAGCGTCAGAAC CAATCTTGACGACCTCGTTAACCGAATTGACTCATCGTTCACCGCGCCCGTCAACTCTTTCTCCTTgccaagtaagttccgcatgccacagATAGATAGTTATGATGGAGTCAGGGACCCTCTAGACCACCTAGAGACCTTTAAAaccttgatgcaccttcaaggagtggTAGACGcaatcatgtgtagggccttccctacgaCGCTGAAGGGGgcggcaagaatttggttcagccggctgaCACCTAACttcatcagcaccttcaaggagctaagcgctCAATTTACTGCACACTTCATTGAAGGACATCGGTACAAAAAGTCTACgacttgcttgatgagtatcaAGCAACAAGAGGAGGAAACGTTGAGGGCTTACATATCCCGCTTCAATAAGGAGGCGCTCTCGATCGATGAAGCTGACGATAAGATACTTGTCGCAGCATTCACTAATGGGCTGAAGAAGgataagtttttgttctccctgtACAAAAACGACCCGAAGACCATGTCGGAAGTGCTTTACAaggccaccaagtatatgaacgccgAAGACGCGCTGTTGGCTCGagaagagaggcccaagaaaagagaaaggtaG
- the LOC126728144 gene encoding uncharacterized protein LOC126728144, whose translation MAASPILKFGCCWRVGDGSNIRVSMDKWILNYPTNGVLHPPSMEEGGWFVSDLINQEQKMWYSEIIRANFHKEDANAILKISLSHRQASDVIMWLHTKKGVYSVKSGYHVARQLKKMESWAETSAGPIGVQVWSKLWMLNVPKKIKVFGWCACQNIMPTRANLRRRKVMDEDVCMLYSREAETGVHALWDYAVARDVWAGSLVRLQKWSAGQQDVLQLFQELMIRLTTAVFELFLVQS comes from the coding sequence ATGGCGGCGAGTCCAATCCTAAAATTTGGTTGTTGTTGGAGAGTGGGAGATGGCTCAAATATTAGAGTCTCCATGGATAAGTGGATTCTGAATTACCCAACGAATGGAGTTTTGCATCCACCTAGTATGGAGGAGGGTGGTTGGTTTGTCTCGGACCTCATTAACCAGGAGCAGAAAATGTGGTATAGTGAAATAATACGAGCAAATTTCCATAAGGAGGATGCCAATGCTATTCTCAAAATTTCCCTAAGCCATAGACAAGCCTCAGATGTGATAATGTGGTTACATACAAAGAAGGGAGTTTATTCGGTCAAATCGGGCTACCATGTGGCAAGACAGCTTAAGAAGATGGAGTCATGGGCAGAAACATCAGCCGGTCCGATTGGTGTTCAAGTGTGGTCTAAACTTTGGATGCTTAATGTGCCTAAGAAAATTAAAGTGTTTGGGTGGTGTGCTTGTCAAAATATTATGCCAACCCGTGCCAATCTTAGGCGACGAAAAGTCATGGATGAAGATGTGTGTATGCTCTATTCAAGAGAAGCCGAAACAGGGGTCCATGCATTGTGGGATTATGCCGTTGCGAGGGATGTCTGGGCGGGTAGCTTGGTTCGGCTGCAAAAATGGAGCGCGGGTCAACAGGATGTTCTTCAATTATTTCAAGAACTGATGATCCGGTTAACCACAGCTGTGTTCGAGCTTTTCCTAGTTCAATCTTAG